Below is a window of Shewanella khirikhana DNA.
GCCTGGCCCGCCCGGCAAGCCGGATGTGCGGTAGTTGGCGCTGGATCACTGCCGGACAGGTGATTTTGCGTCTGGCTTCACGTTGGTGTTGGCACTGTCACGGCACAATAACCAAAAGCTTTGGAAGAAGGCAGGCAAGGGTGGGGGCGTACTGGGTCAGCGGGTTTGAACGTGTCGGGGCACGGTCGGCTGTGTATCTGCCGCTGCTGTGGCTGCTGGCGTTTTTGCTGTGGCCGCTCAAGCTTGGTGCCACCGACGCGGAAATGGGCGATGAGCCCATTGAAGCCGTGTTTCGGGTTGGGGTGCTGGCAAATCATGGGGTGGCCGAGGCCAAACAGCGCTGGCAGGGGATGATGCAGTATTTGTCTGACAGGGTGCCCGGCAATCGCTTCGAAGTGGTGCCGGTGGATTTTGATGATATGCGCGAGTCGCTGCTGGATTTACGGATCCAGTTTATTGTCACCAATCCCGGCCAGTATCTGAGCCTGTCGAACGAGATGCCGCTGTCCTGGCTTGCCACCATGCGCAGCCGTAAGCATAACGGCGCCACCTATGCCATTGGCTCTACCATCATAGTGCGAAGCGACAGTCCGGTGCAGAACATTGAGCAGCTTAAGGGGGCACGCATCGTGGCGTCGGATCCGCAGGCGCTCGGGGGCTATCAGGCCACCATCGGGCTGCTGAACCGTCGCGGACTGGATGCCGCCAATTTCTTCGCCGATGTACGCTTTTTGGGGTTTCCGCTGGAGCCGCTGGTGTATCAGGTACGTGATGGCATGGTCGATGGCGCCATCACTCCCTTTTGCACCCTGGAAGAAATGGTCGATTCGGGCCTAATCCGGCGGGAAGACTTCAGAATCATCAATGCCGTACGCCCGGAGGGCTATGACTGTGAAATCAGCACCAGTCTTTATCCCAACTGGTCTTTTGCCGCCTCAGACAAGGTGCCTGCCCGCATCACCCAGGCGGTGACCAAGGCGCTGTTCGAGTTGCCGCCGGGGTCGGAGGCGGCGATTTCGGCCAGAACCCTGGGCTGGACTGCCCCCATCAGCCAGCTCACGGTGATAAAACTCTATGAAGAACTGCAGCTGCACGGCACGGGCGCCGAGCCGCTGAAGCTGGCGCTGGGCTGGCTCAAGGCCAACCGCGAATATGCCATCGGTGCCGTTCTGTTGCTGCTTGGCGGCATGCTGTATCACCTCTGGCTTGAGTATCGGTTTCGGCAAAAGAGTGACAGCCTGCTGGCCGCCGAGCGTTCGCTGCGGGACAAGGAGCTGATGCTGGAGCGGATGCAAAGCGCCGCCGTGCTTGGGGAGATTGGCGCCGGTCTGGCCCATGAACTGAATCAGCCCATTGCGGCCATCACCCAATACAGCGAAGGCGGTTTGCAGGGGCTGAAGTTTCGGGCGCTCGAATCGAGTCAGGACTATGAACTACTTGGGAAAATTCACGCCCAGTCCCTCAGGGCGGGTGCCGTGGTGCATCGTATTCGCAGTTTGTTGAAACGCCAGCGCGGCGAGAGCGAACTCCTGCAGTTCCCGCTGCTGATTGGCGATACCCTGAGCCTGCTTGAGCGCGAGCTTGGCAATCTGAATGTGGTGCTGCACCGGGAGGTGATTGGCACTCAGCGGCCGGTGCTTGGCGACTCTGTGGCCCTGAGTCAGCTGCTGGTCAATCTGGTGAAAAATGCCCTCGATGCGCTGTCAGAGGTGTCGCGGCCGCGACACATTCTGCTCAGACTCAGCTTCGAGCTCAAAGGTGTTTGCCTTGAGGTGGCCGACAACGGTACCGGGTTGCTGCTCGAAGCAACTGAAGTGCTGACCAGTTTTACCAGCACCAAGCGGGATGGTTTGGGGCTGGGGCTGGCGATTTGCCGCGATGTGGTCGCGCGCCACGGCGGCAAGCTCAGCATCCGCAATATTGGCGCCGATGATGGGCTTCCCTGGCAGCAGGGCTGCATGGTCAGGGTGTGTTTGCCCAATGCCCGGGAGCTCAGTTAAATCAGCGGAAAGGCCCGCTCGAATGCCTGAATGCGTTCGGCGAGAAAGTCGCTAACCCGCCGCAGTTTCATGCTGGGGTAATCGGTTTGCAGGTATACCAGCTGCAGCGGCACGCTGTCGGTCTGGGCTCGGGGGAACAGGTTTACCAACCGCCCGGCGTGTACGTCTTTGGCCACATCAAGCCAGCTTTTAAAGGCTATCCCTTTGCCTGCCAACGCCCAGTCGCGGATCACCGCACCATCGTTGGCCACATAGCGCCCGCTGACTTCCACCTGCAGCCGCGCCTCTTTGTCGCGAAACTCCCAGCGCTGCCAAGGCTCGCCGCCACGGTTAAGAATCAGCACCTGATGTTGGCTGAGTTCCTGCGGCGATTTCGGCCGCCCTTGCGCAGCAAGATAGGTGGGGGAGGCCACGGCAACCCGGTGCACATGGGTCAGGTGCCTGCGCATCAGACTGGAATCGCCCAGCTGACCGTAGCGCAGCCCCAGGTGCAGATTCTGGCCGATAAGATCAGTGAGTTGATCGCCGAAAAAATACTGCAGCCGCAGTGACGGCGCCGTGTCCATCAGCTCATCCAGCCAGGGGCGGATAAGGCTACGCCCCAGATCCGATGGCAGCGCCAGCCGCACTTCCCCCTTCAATTCGCCCCGGCTTTCCGCCAGCGCCGTACCCGCTTCCTCCAGCACGCCCAGCGCCTTACGGGCAGCATCGATAAACAGCTGGCCTTCTTCGGTTGGTTGCAGCCTGCGGGTGGAGCGGGCAAAGAGCTGGCAGCCCAGTTTCTTTTCCAACCGTTGCAGCGCCGCACTGGCGGCCGCAGGTGTCAGTCCAAGCTCACGTCCGGCCGCCGACAGGCTTTGCAGCTGGGCGACCCTCAGGGCTAATTGCAGATCGTTGAGATGATACATTTCAAATTTAATTTGAAAATAATTTAAATAATTGGCCAATTATCAATCAGGATTTTATTGCAGACAATAGCGACAGTTCAAAAGTTGTCCACAATGGCAAGGAGAATCGCTATGTCGTTATTTGATGAATTCAATTTAAAGGGGCTGACGCTGTCCAACTGTATTGTGATGGCGCCCATGACCCGCTCACGTACCAGTCAGCCCGGCAATCTGCCCAATGCCCTGATGGCAACCTATTATGCCCAGCGCGCATCGGCAGGGCTGATAGTGACCGAGGCGACCCAAATATCCCCAGACAGCCAGGGCTATTCCTTTACCCCCGGCGTGCATACCGAGTCGCAAATCGGTGGCTGGCGCGGAGTGACCCATGCAGTGCATCAGGCGGGCGGCCGCATCTTCAACCAGCTGTGGCACGTGGGCCGGGTGTCGCACCCGCTGTTCCAAAATGGTTTGGCCCCGATAGCGCCGTCGGCCATTGCTCCCACCGGCACTCAGGTTTGGATTGCCAACGACAATGGCGAAGGCGAAATGGTGGACTGCCCCACGCCCCGTGCCATGACAGGTGAGGATATCCAACGGGTGGTCAACGACTTTGCCACTGCAGCGGCCAATGCCATCAAGGCTGGATTTGATGGGGTGGAAGTGCACGGTGGCAACGGCTATCTAATCGATCAGTTTCTGCGAACCAATTCCAACAAACGTACCGACGACTACGGCGGCTCGCCGGTAAAGCGGATCCGCTTCTTGCTGGAAGTGGTGGACGCCATCGCCGCCAAAATCGGCGCCCACAGGGTGGGGGTGCGGCTGGCACCCTACGTCACTTTTAAAGACATGGCCTGCCCCGAGATTGTCGACACCATTTTACTGGCGGCGTCGATGCTCGAGCACCGGGGCATTGCCTACATCCATTTATCCGAGGCGGATTGGGACGATGCGCCCACCATTCCCGATGGCTTTCGGGTGGCGCTGCGACAGGCGTTTTCCGGCTGCATCATAGTGGCTGGCCGTTACGACAAGACCCGCGCCGAATGGGTGCTGGCCAAGGGCTATGCCGATCTGGTCGCCTTCGGCAGGCCCTTTATCTCAAATCCGGATTTACCCGAGAGACTCAGGCACGACTGGCCCTTGGCGCCACTGGGGAAGGGGCCGCTGTTTGGTGGCGGCGTTGAAGGTTATATCGACTATCCCGCCCACGGCTAAGCGGCCGAGTGCAGTTATTGGATGAATTTGGAGGAAGTATGAATTCACGCAGACGATTTTTAATGGGCTCAGGGGCCATGGCGATGGCGCTTGGGATAAGTCAGGGCAGCGCGGCGGCTATTGGCGCCGCCAGTGGCCTGCCAACCATCGACAGCAACGCGCCGGGCGGTGCGGGCGAGCCCCAGCGCAGCGAGCCAACCATATTTTGGCCGGGTGGTGAGCGGCTGGTTATTTCTATTTCGATGCAGTTTGAAGCCGGTGCTCAGGGCGCCACCGCCGAGGGACCGTTTCCGCCAATGGAGCCGGGCTTTGTGGATACCATCACCCCCAGCTGGTATGCCTACGGCATGAATGAAGGCATTCCCAGACTGCTTGAACTGTGGCGCCGCCACGGCATTAAGGTCACGTCACACATGGTGGGCAAGGCCGCCGAGTTGGCGCCGGCACTGGCCAGACAGGTAGCCGAT
It encodes the following:
- a CDS encoding PhnD/SsuA/transferrin family substrate-binding protein; the protein is MGDEPIEAVFRVGVLANHGVAEAKQRWQGMMQYLSDRVPGNRFEVVPVDFDDMRESLLDLRIQFIVTNPGQYLSLSNEMPLSWLATMRSRKHNGATYAIGSTIIVRSDSPVQNIEQLKGARIVASDPQALGGYQATIGLLNRRGLDAANFFADVRFLGFPLEPLVYQVRDGMVDGAITPFCTLEEMVDSGLIRREDFRIINAVRPEGYDCEISTSLYPNWSFAASDKVPARITQAVTKALFELPPGSEAAISARTLGWTAPISQLTVIKLYEELQLHGTGAEPLKLALGWLKANREYAIGAVLLLLGGMLYHLWLEYRFRQKSDSLLAAERSLRDKELMLERMQSAAVLGEIGAGLAHELNQPIAAITQYSEGGLQGLKFRALESSQDYELLGKIHAQSLRAGAVVHRIRSLLKRQRGESELLQFPLLIGDTLSLLERELGNLNVVLHREVIGTQRPVLGDSVALSQLLVNLVKNALDALSEVSRPRHILLRLSFELKGVCLEVADNGTGLLLEATEVLTSFTSTKRDGLGLGLAICRDVVARHGGKLSIRNIGADDGLPWQQGCMVRVCLPNARELS
- a CDS encoding LysR family transcriptional regulator, yielding MYHLNDLQLALRVAQLQSLSAAGRELGLTPAAASAALQRLEKKLGCQLFARSTRRLQPTEEGQLFIDAARKALGVLEEAGTALAESRGELKGEVRLALPSDLGRSLIRPWLDELMDTAPSLRLQYFFGDQLTDLIGQNLHLGLRYGQLGDSSLMRRHLTHVHRVAVASPTYLAAQGRPKSPQELSQHQVLILNRGGEPWQRWEFRDKEARLQVEVSGRYVANDGAVIRDWALAGKGIAFKSWLDVAKDVHAGRLVNLFPRAQTDSVPLQLVYLQTDYPSMKLRRVSDFLAERIQAFERAFPLI
- a CDS encoding alkene reductase, whose product is MSLFDEFNLKGLTLSNCIVMAPMTRSRTSQPGNLPNALMATYYAQRASAGLIVTEATQISPDSQGYSFTPGVHTESQIGGWRGVTHAVHQAGGRIFNQLWHVGRVSHPLFQNGLAPIAPSAIAPTGTQVWIANDNGEGEMVDCPTPRAMTGEDIQRVVNDFATAAANAIKAGFDGVEVHGGNGYLIDQFLRTNSNKRTDDYGGSPVKRIRFLLEVVDAIAAKIGAHRVGVRLAPYVTFKDMACPEIVDTILLAASMLEHRGIAYIHLSEADWDDAPTIPDGFRVALRQAFSGCIIVAGRYDKTRAEWVLAKGYADLVAFGRPFISNPDLPERLRHDWPLAPLGKGPLFGGGVEGYIDYPAHG